One Alligator mississippiensis isolate rAllMis1 chromosome 12, rAllMis1, whole genome shotgun sequence DNA window includes the following coding sequences:
- the IL5RA gene encoding interleukin-5 receptor subunit alpha, translating to MVNIILVPVWTAMAIQPNLLQAKGIQVLPPVNFTLTVTALAEVLLHWKPNPDQHQNYTVNYEVEIISPVQEEYDTKHTHSTRTVVLHDGFSAQVRTLLFYNSSKIESEWVTEELPALAGDAETSVTNLFCIVYTASYNTASLHCNWFAGKQAPTDTVYLLFYRYNNYTEQCPDYLKDKWQRNVGCRFSKTYIDPKQIGTLIIIHVNGSSKHAAIKPLEQLFNQNTIEKINPPRNVTISLEQNETLVTWEKPISPLSKAWFCYEVIIHNLKTGTNQLSKSTSNDFKFRMDVTSRYSIQIRANRQYNEGFWSEWTDPLFIGEERKENQVGWVLILVTVTMCFITLFIATACKMCHLWSRLFPPIPTPKNNLKDLFSAKDYEIRYNFSLAPHRECYTRARTYTSETETEVGSYIDDLGSYNEDLYCEVLEDSVI from the exons ATGGTGAACATTATTCTGGTACCCGTTTGGACAGCAATGGCAATTCAGCCAAATTTGTTGCAGGCTAAAGGAA TTCAGGTTCTTCCCCCTGTTAACTTCACCCTCACAGTCACTGCACTAGCAGAAGTACTTTTACATTGGAAACCAAACCCTGATCAACACCAGAATTACACGGTTAACTACGAGGTGGAAATCATTTCTCCTGTACAGGAAGAG tatGATACAAAGCACACCCATAGTACTCGTACAGTGGTGCTCCATGATGGTTTTTCTGCACAAGTTCGGACACTGCTTTTCTATAACAGCTCAAAAATAGAAAGTGAGTGGGTCACAGAAGAACTCCCAGCCCTCGCAG GTGATGCTGAGACATCAGTCACTAACTTATTCTGCATTGTTTACACTGCCAGTTATAATACAGCATCTCTCCACTGCAACTGGTTTGCTGGTAAACAGGCACCAACAGATACAGTATACTTACTATTTTACAG GTATAATAACTACACCGAGCAGTGTCCAGACTATTTGAAAGACAAATGGCAGAGAAATGTAGGTTGCAGATTTTCAAAGACTTACATTGACCCTAAACAGATTGGCACACTCATTATAATACATGTTAATGGGTCAAGCAAGCATGCTGCAATCAAACCTCTTGAACAACTATTTAATCAAAATACCATtg AGAAAATAAATCCTCCTCGAAATGTCACCATATCTTtagaacaaaatgaaaccttgGTCACATGGGAAAAGCCAATTTCTCCTTTGTCAAAGGCATGGTTTTGTTATGAAGTTATCATTCACAATTTGAAGACAGGTACAAATCAG CTATCGAAAAGCACGTCTAATGATTTCAAATTCAGGATGGATGTTACCAGTAGATACTCCATACAGATAAGGGCTAATCGTCAGTATAACGAAGGATTTTGGAGCGAGTGGACTGACCCCCTTTTTATTG GGGAGGAGCGGAAGGAAAATCAAGTGGGTTGGGTTCTCATCTTGGTTACAGTAACCATGTGTTTCATCACACTGTTTATTGCCACAGCATGCAAAAT GTGCCACTTATGGAGTAGGTTATTTCCACCAATTCCAACACCtaaaaacaacttaaaagattTGTTTTCAGCAAAGGACTATGAG ATAAGATATAACTTCTCCCTGGCTCCACATAGAGAATGCTATACA